A single window of Collinsella aerofaciens DNA harbors:
- a CDS encoding HAD family phosphatase gives MIKAVLFDMDGVLVDTEWFYNRRRVAFMEEKGFHFDEIPDLSGSNEPAIWEALVPDDVELRERLRVEYKQVYSPDHPVPYAELLNEQTEPVMRELHERGVKCAIASSSYRELIDELVEIAGIPDVLDYTISGHECSAFKPDPEIYLRAMEALGVEPAECLVIEDSPLGIEAGKRSGARVLALRPHEGVNLDQSRADAVIDNLTDILAAL, from the coding sequence ATGATCAAAGCAGTGCTGTTTGATATGGACGGCGTGCTGGTCGATACCGAGTGGTTCTACAACCGTCGTCGCGTGGCGTTTATGGAAGAGAAGGGGTTCCATTTTGACGAGATCCCCGATCTTTCGGGGTCTAACGAGCCTGCCATTTGGGAGGCGCTGGTGCCCGACGATGTTGAGCTGCGCGAGCGTCTGCGCGTGGAGTACAAGCAAGTCTACAGCCCGGACCACCCCGTTCCGTATGCCGAGCTGCTCAACGAGCAGACGGAGCCGGTGATGCGCGAGCTGCACGAGCGTGGCGTGAAGTGTGCCATCGCGAGCTCGTCCTATCGCGAGCTCATTGACGAGCTGGTGGAGATTGCCGGTATCCCCGACGTGCTGGACTACACCATCAGCGGTCACGAGTGCAGTGCGTTTAAGCCCGACCCCGAGATCTACCTGCGTGCCATGGAGGCACTGGGGGTGGAGCCTGCCGAGTGCCTGGTTATCGAGGATTCGCCTTTGGGCATCGAGGCTGGTAAGCGCTCCGGCGCCCGCGTCCTGGCGCTGCGTCCGCACGAGGGTGTCAACCTCGATCAATCGCGAGCCGATGCCGTTATCGATAATCTGACCGACATTTTGGCCGCTTTGTAG
- a CDS encoding phosphatase PAP2 family protein: protein MFGYIYKKDVAIIAVVLGLCLGVGSFFDYQISSALFNIGSMYGRFVEAAGELPFELTASIAGVMLVRSARPDSKASKWLAALGVLINVGLVGYEIIGSLRVGGKLIAFQLVLTFALVIAANFIAYRLTRTTEPDELTRWALMVLAVWVAQAIILNVIVKPLWSRPRMRVIEVTPGLNFQPWWVIGNPDKWAYIAAGVIKDGFKSFASGHTAHAAIGLMLAGLPAAAFKEKPSRRRVIFWAAAVIAALVAFGRIVIGAHFLSDVSCGFALVLALECLAARIAYPNGVQ, encoded by the coding sequence ATGTTCGGATACATCTATAAGAAAGATGTCGCCATTATCGCGGTTGTCCTGGGCCTTTGTCTGGGCGTGGGCAGCTTCTTTGATTATCAAATCTCGAGTGCGCTGTTCAACATCGGCAGCATGTACGGTCGCTTTGTCGAGGCGGCCGGTGAGCTGCCGTTCGAGCTGACGGCGAGCATCGCGGGCGTTATGCTCGTGCGCTCGGCACGCCCCGATTCCAAGGCGAGCAAGTGGCTCGCTGCGCTGGGCGTTTTGATCAACGTGGGTTTGGTCGGCTACGAGATTATCGGATCGCTGCGCGTCGGCGGCAAGCTTATTGCGTTTCAGCTGGTTCTGACGTTTGCGTTGGTCATCGCAGCCAACTTCATCGCCTACCGCCTCACGCGCACGACCGAGCCCGACGAGCTTACGCGCTGGGCGTTGATGGTGCTGGCCGTGTGGGTCGCTCAGGCCATCATCCTCAACGTCATTGTTAAGCCGTTATGGTCGCGCCCGCGCATGCGCGTGATCGAGGTCACGCCGGGGCTCAATTTTCAGCCGTGGTGGGTGATCGGCAACCCCGACAAGTGGGCCTATATCGCCGCCGGCGTGATTAAGGACGGGTTCAAGTCGTTTGCGAGCGGACACACGGCGCATGCGGCGATCGGCCTTATGCTCGCCGGGCTTCCCGCGGCAGCCTTTAAGGAAAAACCTTCGCGTCGCCGCGTGATTTTTTGGGCGGCGGCTGTGATCGCGGCGCTCGTCGCCTTTGGGCGCATCGTGATCGGTGCGCACTTTTTGAGTGACGTGAGCTGCGGTTTTGCCCTGGTACTGGCACTTGAGTGCCTTGCCGCGCGCATTGCCTATCCCAACGGCGTACAATAG
- a CDS encoding aminotransferase class V-fold PLP-dependent enzyme: MLAFNNDYSHGAHPAVLQALVDTNMEPQPGYGTDAHTERAKQLIREACQAPDADVFFLVGGTQANATVIDMLLAPYEGVVAAETGHVACHEAGAIEFGGHKVLTIPGYEGKMHAEDLENYIQVFYENESYEHTVFPGAVYVSLSTEYGTLYSKAELAAIHAVCQKREIPLFVDGARLAYALASDECDITLPELAQLCDVFYIGGTKCGALCGEAVVFCGMHAPAHPIPRIKQHGALLAKGRLTGVQFEALFTDGLYFEIGRQAIETAQALRRVLHERGYQFFLETPTNQQFVILPNEDMARIREHASIEYWEKYDETHTVVRFCTSWATTQEDIDALAAVL; the protein is encoded by the coding sequence ATGCTCGCGTTTAACAACGATTATTCCCACGGCGCACATCCGGCAGTGCTGCAGGCGCTCGTCGACACCAATATGGAGCCGCAGCCCGGCTACGGTACCGATGCGCACACCGAGCGTGCCAAGCAGCTTATCCGTGAGGCCTGTCAGGCCCCCGATGCCGACGTGTTTTTTCTGGTGGGCGGCACGCAGGCCAACGCGACGGTGATCGACATGCTGCTTGCGCCCTACGAGGGCGTCGTTGCTGCCGAGACTGGCCACGTCGCCTGCCACGAGGCGGGCGCCATCGAGTTTGGCGGCCACAAGGTGCTTACCATCCCCGGCTACGAGGGCAAGATGCACGCCGAGGACCTCGAGAACTATATCCAGGTGTTCTACGAAAACGAGAGCTACGAGCACACGGTGTTCCCGGGCGCCGTGTACGTGAGTCTGTCGACCGAGTACGGCACGCTGTACTCCAAGGCCGAGCTCGCGGCGATTCATGCGGTATGCCAGAAGCGTGAGATTCCGCTGTTTGTGGACGGCGCCCGCCTGGCCTATGCGCTGGCGTCCGATGAGTGCGATATTACCCTGCCCGAGCTGGCACAGCTGTGTGATGTGTTCTACATCGGCGGCACCAAGTGCGGCGCGCTCTGCGGCGAGGCTGTGGTGTTCTGCGGCATGCACGCTCCGGCGCATCCCATTCCGCGTATTAAGCAGCACGGTGCGTTGCTGGCCAAGGGCCGCCTGACGGGCGTGCAGTTTGAGGCGCTCTTTACCGACGGCCTGTATTTTGAGATTGGTCGCCAGGCGATCGAAACCGCGCAGGCGCTTCGTCGCGTGCTGCACGAGCGCGGTTACCAGTTCTTCTTGGAGACGCCCACAAACCAGCAGTTTGTGATTCTGCCCAACGAGGACATGGCCCGCATTCGCGAGCATGCCTCGATTGAGTACTGGGAAAAGTACGACGAGACCCACACCGTGGTGCGCTTTTGCACTAGCTGGGCCACGACGCAGGAGGACATCGACGCGCTGGCGGCTGTCCTGTAG
- a CDS encoding PTS sugar transporter subunit IIC, whose amino-acid sequence MNTFISAVLVGLVGVFCMWDSRLLGRLNFEQPLVGATLVGLLLGDVPTGLAVGAAVELVSMGLVQVGAAVPPDMVLGGIVAAAFACLTDASAETAMTIAIPVAVLGQLLGIVFRSIIAALTHVADSAIDNGKFKTAYRMHICAGSGLYAVMYFLPIFLAVFVGTDLVQAIVNMVPEWLSTGLNVSTKIMTAYGLALLLTMMIKKGMTPFLFIGFLLAAYLNLSVIAVALIGVCLAVVFMGFKFNGSHAAAGVDSDYDPLEDDED is encoded by the coding sequence ATGAATACGTTCATCAGTGCGGTGCTCGTCGGCCTCGTCGGCGTGTTCTGCATGTGGGACTCCCGCCTGCTCGGTCGTCTTAACTTCGAGCAGCCCCTCGTTGGCGCTACGCTCGTCGGTCTGCTGCTGGGCGATGTGCCCACCGGCCTTGCCGTCGGTGCCGCCGTCGAGCTCGTGTCCATGGGCCTGGTGCAGGTCGGCGCCGCCGTTCCGCCCGATATGGTCCTGGGCGGCATCGTGGCCGCTGCCTTTGCGTGCCTGACCGATGCTTCCGCCGAGACCGCCATGACGATCGCCATCCCGGTCGCCGTCCTGGGTCAGCTTCTCGGCATCGTGTTCCGTTCCATCATCGCCGCCCTCACCCATGTGGCAGATAGCGCGATCGATAACGGAAAGTTCAAGACCGCCTACCGTATGCACATCTGCGCCGGCTCCGGTCTGTACGCCGTCATGTACTTCCTGCCGATCTTCCTCGCCGTTTTTGTTGGCACCGACCTGGTTCAGGCCATCGTCAACATGGTTCCCGAGTGGCTGTCCACTGGTCTTAACGTTTCGACCAAGATCATGACCGCCTACGGCTTGGCCCTGCTGCTCACCATGATGATCAAGAAGGGTATGACTCCGTTCCTGTTCATCGGTTTCCTGCTCGCCGCTTACCTCAACCTGTCCGTCATCGCGGTCGCTCTGATCGGTGTGTGCCTGGCTGTCGTCTTCATGGGCTTCAAGTTCAACGGTTCCCATGCAGCCGCCGGTGTCGATTCCGACTACGATCCGCTCGAAGACGACGAAGACTAA
- a CDS encoding SIS domain-containing protein, giving the protein MTTQEQVKDVVSQVLADKADKGGIKRVVWIGAGGSNGGNYPAQYFMEHEATQVVSSSYTSNEFVHATPAYVNENTLAVVVSMRGTKETIVAAQVAKDHGASTIAIYVDESGLTEVCDYKIQYDSLAVDESCMGRTNSAVVTMIAMELTQQTEGYAEYETAMAAFDLVDPIYRKAVEYTRPLAAKWAEQNADKPCINVMAQGPLFGAAYVFSICNVQEMLQIDSCTINTCDFFHGPFEILDKRTSLFQLISVGRSRCNDERGIRFVNQYGGERVYQLDAKELGLNDIKDSVSEYFNHLIFAPILNNVYMRALSAVTHKDYMTRRYMWKLEY; this is encoded by the coding sequence ATGACTACTCAGGAACAGGTTAAGGACGTCGTCTCCCAGGTTTTGGCTGACAAGGCAGACAAGGGCGGCATCAAGCGCGTCGTGTGGATTGGCGCCGGCGGATCCAACGGCGGCAACTATCCTGCCCAGTACTTTATGGAGCACGAGGCCACGCAGGTCGTGAGCTCCAGCTACACCAGCAACGAGTTCGTGCACGCCACCCCGGCCTACGTCAACGAGAACACCCTGGCCGTCGTCGTGTCCATGCGCGGCACCAAGGAGACCATCGTTGCCGCCCAGGTCGCCAAGGACCACGGCGCCAGCACCATCGCCATCTATGTTGACGAGTCCGGCCTCACCGAGGTCTGCGACTACAAGATTCAGTACGACAGCCTGGCCGTCGACGAGTCCTGCATGGGCCGCACCAACTCCGCCGTCGTGACCATGATCGCCATGGAGCTTACGCAGCAGACCGAGGGCTATGCCGAGTACGAGACCGCTATGGCCGCCTTCGACTTGGTCGACCCCATCTATCGCAAGGCCGTCGAGTATACCCGTCCGCTCGCTGCCAAGTGGGCCGAGCAGAACGCCGACAAGCCCTGCATCAACGTCATGGCCCAGGGCCCGCTCTTTGGTGCCGCCTACGTCTTTAGCATCTGCAACGTGCAGGAGATGCTGCAGATCGACTCCTGCACCATCAACACCTGCGACTTCTTCCACGGCCCCTTCGAGATCCTGGACAAGCGCACCTCGCTGTTCCAGCTCATCAGCGTCGGCCGCAGCCGCTGCAACGACGAGCGCGGCATCCGCTTCGTCAACCAGTACGGTGGCGAGCGCGTCTATCAGCTCGACGCCAAGGAGCTCGGCCTCAACGACATCAAGGACAGCGTGAGCGAGTACTTCAACCACCTGATCTTTGCCCCGATCCTCAACAACGTGTATATGCGCGCGCTCTCCGCCGTCACCCACAAGGACTACATGACGCGCCGCTACATGTGGAAGCTTGAGTATTAG
- a CDS encoding DMT family transporter — translation MKKSNLGYVLVLIAALMWGTIGIFVNGISALGVSSQSMAAFRLLSGAVLMAPVLAFMGCQGGAREGKASGAMALFKASPKELVPCALLGIIGLATANTLYYECMGEVGMSTASVLLYTSPVFGVVLGRVLYREDVTPNKLVAIVFNIVGCVLAVTSGDLSGFHFSAWGVVSGVIAGLCGALLAVFSRMATKTLHPLAVTFWGFVFGGCFMAVLSAPWSDVAAAMSPQLILLFAGFGFIPTALAYIFYMQGLSMDLETSKVPVVASFETVATVLVGIGIYAEPAGAIKVLGIVLVLASILIMNTNFSKLRNSAFVGHIVESMTFKPNAWWTEKSQDMDLFRERTGIALEPTVQESPWYFVR, via the coding sequence TTGAAGAAAAGCAATCTGGGCTATGTGCTAGTGCTGATCGCCGCGCTTATGTGGGGCACCATCGGAATCTTTGTTAACGGAATATCGGCCCTGGGTGTTTCGTCTCAGAGCATGGCGGCCTTTCGCCTGTTGTCGGGTGCTGTCTTAATGGCTCCGGTCTTGGCATTTATGGGTTGCCAGGGAGGTGCTCGTGAGGGAAAAGCCTCGGGTGCCATGGCACTGTTCAAGGCAAGTCCTAAAGAGCTTGTTCCCTGCGCGCTTCTTGGCATTATCGGCCTCGCTACCGCTAACACGCTTTATTACGAGTGCATGGGCGAGGTGGGCATGTCCACGGCCTCGGTGCTGCTTTACACCTCGCCGGTGTTTGGCGTCGTGCTCGGCCGCGTGCTTTATCGCGAGGACGTGACCCCCAACAAGCTCGTCGCCATCGTCTTTAACATTGTGGGTTGCGTGCTCGCGGTGACGAGCGGCGACCTGTCCGGTTTCCATTTCTCGGCTTGGGGCGTCGTGTCGGGTGTGATCGCCGGGCTTTGCGGTGCGCTACTGGCTGTGTTTAGCCGTATGGCTACCAAGACGCTGCATCCGCTGGCGGTGACGTTTTGGGGCTTTGTCTTTGGCGGATGCTTTATGGCAGTGCTTTCGGCTCCGTGGTCCGATGTGGCCGCGGCAATGTCCCCGCAGCTCATTCTGCTGTTCGCGGGCTTTGGCTTTATTCCGACGGCTCTTGCGTACATCTTCTATATGCAGGGCCTTTCGATGGATCTTGAGACGTCGAAGGTGCCGGTCGTGGCTTCGTTTGAAACCGTTGCGACCGTTCTGGTCGGTATTGGCATCTATGCCGAGCCCGCCGGCGCGATCAAGGTCCTGGGCATCGTGCTGGTGCTCGCGTCCATCCTGATCATGAACACTAACTTCTCCAAGCTGCGCAACAGTGCCTTTGTCGGCCATATCGTTGAGAGCATGACCTTTAAGCCCAACGCGTGGTGGACGGAGAAATCGCAGGACATGGATCTGTTCCGCGAGCGCACCGGCATCGCGCTGGAGCCCACCGTGCAGGAAAGCCCCTGGTACTTCGTGCGATAG
- a CDS encoding N-acetyltransferase family protein: MTEMSEPTIRLATPDDAPALLAIYEPYVRQTAITCEYEVPSVEEFAGRIERTLERYPYLVMELDGRPVGYAYVSPLNSREAYDWSVETSIYLARDVRHGGLGRKLHDALKQCLIAMGITNMCALIAVPHDKDDEYLTHNSQDFHAHMGYRLVGAFDRCAQKFGRWYDMCWMELVLAERVPNQPKPTWFPDLLA; the protein is encoded by the coding sequence ATGACCGAGATGTCCGAGCCGACGATTCGCCTGGCGACGCCCGATGACGCGCCGGCGTTGCTTGCCATCTATGAGCCGTATGTGCGCCAGACGGCGATTACCTGCGAATACGAGGTGCCGAGCGTTGAGGAGTTCGCCGGGCGCATCGAACGCACGCTCGAGCGCTATCCGTATTTGGTGATGGAGCTGGACGGGCGTCCGGTAGGCTATGCCTATGTGAGTCCACTCAACAGCCGCGAGGCATACGACTGGTCGGTCGAGACATCGATCTACCTGGCACGCGATGTGCGCCATGGCGGGCTGGGTCGCAAGCTGCACGACGCGCTCAAGCAGTGCCTGATCGCGATGGGCATCACCAACATGTGCGCGCTCATCGCCGTGCCGCACGATAAGGACGACGAGTATCTGACGCACAACAGCCAGGATTTCCATGCCCATATGGGATATCGCCTGGTGGGTGCCTTTGACCGCTGCGCCCAAAAGTTCGGTCGCTGGTACGACATGTGTTGGATGGAGCTGGTCCTAGCCGAGCGCGTCCCTAACCAACCTAAGCCAACCTGGTTCCCCGATCTCCTCGCCTAA
- a CDS encoding PTS system mannose/fructose/sorbose family transporter subunit IID, which translates to MATATKDVSLNKKVSQFFWRSWAIQASWNYERQMNMGFLYGMVPTLDRLYPDESDPKQLAAKKEAYHRHMAFYNCTPQTSAFILGLAASMEEEYAKDPENFNPDSINAVKTSLMGPLSGIGDSFFQGTIRVIAFGLGVQLAQQGSIMGPILALLISIVPSVLITWFAAKMGYQGGHEYLSKLQGGDLMEKLMYVCGIVGLMSVGGMIATLIGATTPLQFADGTVVIQDILDSMMPQMISLGLTGLMYWLIKKNVNTGWLLVIAIVGGIALSAVGILA; encoded by the coding sequence ATGGCAACCGCAACCAAGGACGTGTCCCTGAACAAGAAGGTCAGCCAGTTCTTCTGGCGCTCCTGGGCCATCCAGGCCTCTTGGAACTACGAGCGTCAGATGAACATGGGCTTCCTCTACGGTATGGTTCCCACGCTCGATCGCCTCTATCCGGACGAGTCCGACCCCAAGCAGCTTGCTGCTAAGAAAGAGGCTTACCACCGTCACATGGCGTTCTACAACTGCACCCCGCAGACGAGCGCTTTCATCCTGGGCCTCGCCGCCTCCATGGAGGAGGAGTACGCCAAGGATCCCGAGAACTTCAACCCCGATTCGATTAACGCGGTCAAGACCTCCCTTATGGGCCCGCTTTCCGGCATCGGTGACTCCTTCTTCCAGGGCACCATCCGCGTTATCGCCTTTGGCTTGGGCGTTCAGCTGGCTCAGCAGGGCTCCATCATGGGCCCGATCCTGGCCCTTCTCATCTCCATCGTCCCCTCCGTGCTGATTACTTGGTTCGCAGCCAAGATGGGCTATCAGGGCGGCCACGAGTACCTGAGCAAGCTTCAGGGCGGCGACCTCATGGAGAAGCTCATGTATGTCTGCGGCATCGTGGGTCTTATGTCCGTGGGCGGCATGATCGCCACGCTCATCGGCGCCACCACCCCGCTGCAGTTCGCTGACGGCACTGTCGTTATCCAGGACATCCTGGACAGCATGATGCCCCAGATGATCTCCCTTGGCCTCACCGGCCTTATGTACTGGCTCATCAAGAAGAACGTCAACACCGGTTGGCTTCTCGTGATCGCCATTGTGGGCGGCATCGCCCTCTCCGCGGTCGGCATCCTGGCTTAG
- a CDS encoding GntR family transcriptional regulator, translating to MSTSPKRNLAQYECLAGTLRDRIAAGTYARGDKLPSEMELMNESGLSRSTVRHALKVLVDEGLVRTERGRGAFVADTPEVHENNLVFSSYTKQVEGQGMKPTTRTVDSGFAKAAGSVAKFFDAAVGSKLVKLVRLRYLDDVPLCLETTYLPPSFEALIDRDINGSLYATLRQEFHRAPAQGHKTFEVCYASQNEAFLLNVERGQALILITDYVYDTDGRPLHVSKRIQRTDRAKYTEPIG from the coding sequence ATGAGCACTTCGCCGAAAAGGAACTTGGCCCAATATGAGTGCTTGGCTGGCACGCTGCGCGACCGCATCGCCGCCGGCACTTACGCACGCGGAGACAAGCTTCCGTCCGAGATGGAGCTTATGAACGAGTCTGGTCTGTCACGCAGCACCGTGCGCCATGCACTGAAGGTGCTGGTCGATGAGGGCCTGGTGCGCACCGAGCGCGGGCGCGGCGCCTTTGTGGCCGACACGCCCGAGGTGCACGAAAACAACCTGGTGTTTTCGAGCTATACCAAGCAGGTCGAAGGCCAGGGCATGAAGCCCACCACGCGCACGGTGGACTCGGGCTTTGCCAAGGCGGCGGGCAGTGTGGCCAAGTTCTTCGACGCCGCTGTGGGCAGCAAGCTCGTCAAGCTCGTCCGCCTGCGCTATCTGGACGATGTGCCGCTGTGCCTGGAGACTACCTATCTACCACCGAGCTTTGAAGCACTCATCGATCGCGATATCAATGGTTCGCTCTACGCGACGCTGCGCCAGGAATTCCATCGCGCGCCGGCACAGGGGCACAAGACCTTTGAGGTGTGCTATGCCTCGCAAAACGAGGCGTTTTTGCTCAACGTCGAACGCGGGCAGGCGCTGATCCTGATCACCGACTACGTCTACGACACCGACGGCCGCCCGCTCCATGTCTCCAAGCGCATCCAACGCACCGACCGCGCCAAATACACCGAGCCCATCGGCTAA
- a CDS encoding PTS mannose/fructose/sorbose transporter subunit IIAB — translation MNQIILASHGGLAAGAKDTLEMVLGDVSNVHVVSLARDDKEPITNKVDAMIATFNADDTVYVLTDMLGSSVNNSMVELSKNGTKFTVVSGFNIPLALTLAMSPVPVKGAELAALINEARTGLTNPNAPVEAAAAPAKKATASRHSSGPAKIVLARLDYRLLHGQVVFTWTTKVQAERIIVVDNAAANDDIKKGALKLAKPQGVRLNVFTVERALAKMDKLNTLGERVMFVFGNTAEMLQFCQGYKLDAINLGATANHDGADQVGGKDSSVFLDATQKADVNQLLDMGIKLYVQQTPTYQSVDIDAKL, via the coding sequence ATGAATCAGATCATTCTCGCATCTCATGGCGGCCTGGCCGCAGGCGCCAAAGACACGCTCGAGATGGTTCTCGGCGACGTGTCGAACGTCCACGTCGTGTCGCTTGCTCGTGACGACAAGGAGCCCATCACCAACAAGGTGGACGCCATGATCGCCACGTTCAACGCGGACGACACCGTCTATGTGCTGACCGATATGCTCGGCAGCTCGGTCAACAACAGCATGGTCGAGCTTTCCAAGAACGGCACGAAGTTCACGGTTGTCAGCGGTTTCAACATCCCGCTGGCGCTCACGCTCGCTATGAGCCCCGTCCCCGTCAAGGGCGCCGAGCTCGCGGCCCTCATCAACGAGGCCCGCACCGGTCTGACCAACCCCAACGCACCGGTCGAGGCCGCCGCGGCCCCCGCCAAGAAGGCCACGGCGTCCCGTCACAGCTCCGGTCCCGCCAAGATCGTCCTCGCACGTCTTGACTACCGTCTGCTGCACGGCCAGGTCGTCTTTACCTGGACCACCAAGGTTCAGGCCGAGCGCATCATCGTCGTCGACAACGCTGCCGCCAACGATGACATCAAGAAGGGCGCTCTCAAGCTGGCCAAGCCCCAGGGCGTGCGCCTGAACGTCTTCACCGTCGAGCGTGCCCTCGCCAAGATGGACAAGCTCAACACCCTCGGCGAGCGCGTCATGTTCGTCTTTGGCAACACTGCCGAGATGCTGCAGTTCTGCCAGGGCTACAAGCTCGACGCCATCAACCTGGGCGCCACCGCCAACCACGACGGTGCCGATCAGGTCGGCGGCAAGGACAGCTCCGTCTTTCTCGACGCCACCCAGAAGGCCGACGTCAATCAGCTGCTCGACATGGGCATCAAGCTCTATGTTCAGCAGACCCCTACGTATCAGAGCGTCGACATCGACGCCAAGCTGTAA
- a CDS encoding SIS domain-containing protein, whose protein sequence is MYEIDLNLPKQIVADVLSNHEIHSVAFVGCGASMSDLYPAKYFLANNTDKLNVQIFTANEFNYDTPSWVNEHTFVITCSLGGSTPETVEANKTAKKHNCPVVSLTNKAGSALTVDADHVIVHGFHANYAAKAEKPAYAIALALEILQQTEGYDHYEDMITGLTNIFELIENAAHSAKGLAKQFAQDFKDDKMIYFMASGASEKMAYSNAAFLFTEMQWIDAASYNTGEYFHGPFEVSTEGKPYVFLMSDGATRPMDARALTFLKRMGAKVALIDSKDYGLADAVPASVLTYFNPLLHLAVMREYGNQIAEARQHPLTMRRYMWKLSY, encoded by the coding sequence ATGTACGAGATCGACCTTAACCTCCCTAAGCAGATCGTCGCTGACGTCCTGTCCAACCACGAGATCCACAGCGTCGCTTTCGTCGGCTGCGGTGCCTCCATGTCCGACCTTTACCCCGCCAAGTACTTCCTGGCCAACAACACGGACAAGCTGAACGTTCAGATCTTCACCGCTAACGAGTTCAACTACGACACGCCTTCTTGGGTCAACGAGCACACCTTCGTGATCACCTGCTCCCTCGGTGGCTCCACGCCCGAGACCGTCGAGGCCAACAAGACCGCCAAGAAGCACAACTGCCCGGTTGTCTCCCTCACCAACAAGGCTGGCTCCGCTCTGACCGTCGACGCCGACCACGTCATCGTTCACGGCTTCCATGCCAACTATGCTGCCAAGGCCGAGAAGCCCGCCTACGCCATCGCTCTTGCTCTCGAGATCCTTCAGCAGACCGAGGGCTATGATCACTACGAGGACATGATCACCGGCCTCACCAACATCTTCGAGCTGATCGAGAACGCTGCTCACTCCGCCAAGGGCCTGGCCAAGCAGTTCGCTCAGGACTTCAAGGACGACAAGATGATCTACTTCATGGCCTCCGGTGCCTCCGAGAAGATGGCTTATTCTAACGCCGCCTTCCTGTTCACCGAGATGCAGTGGATCGACGCTGCTTCCTACAACACCGGCGAGTACTTCCACGGCCCGTTCGAGGTTTCCACCGAGGGTAAGCCCTACGTCTTCCTCATGTCCGACGGTGCTACCCGTCCGATGGACGCCCGCGCCCTCACCTTCCTTAAGCGCATGGGCGCCAAGGTCGCTCTGATCGACTCCAAGGACTACGGCCTGGCTGACGCCGTGCCCGCGAGCGTCCTCACCTACTTCAACCCGCTGCTGCACCTCGCCGTTATGCGCGAGTACGGCAACCAGATCGCCGAGGCCCGTCAGCACCCGCTGACCATGCGTCGCTACATGTGGAAGCTTTCCTACTAA